From the Luteolibacter rhizosphaerae genome, one window contains:
- a CDS encoding wax synthase family protein produces MKVSIWLFSQWPGLWNHRVVESVPLLTWEIPRWALMWAIAVAMFCALKGLSLRWARGVEATSGRRIAYLLLWPGMDARAFLTGTPRHPPEPSEWLAAAVKTLVGIGLLGLSRVADAPLLAGWIAMVGIIFTLHFGSFHLLSCFWRSRGIDAPPLMHRPMAATSVSAFWGRHWNVAFRDLTHRMVFQPLLRRSGARTALMGGFVFSGSIHELAITVPAGGGYGGPLLFFLLQGGAALVERSKAGKRLGLGKGWRGWLFTQGLLLATVALLFPPPFVLRIILPFLDFLHELAL; encoded by the coding sequence GTGAAAGTTTCCATTTGGCTTTTCTCGCAGTGGCCCGGGTTGTGGAATCACCGCGTGGTGGAAAGCGTGCCGCTGCTGACATGGGAGATCCCGCGCTGGGCTCTGATGTGGGCGATCGCCGTGGCGATGTTCTGCGCGCTGAAGGGGCTGAGCTTGCGATGGGCAAGAGGAGTGGAAGCAACAAGCGGGCGAAGGATCGCCTATCTGCTGCTATGGCCGGGGATGGATGCCCGGGCTTTCCTAACAGGAACACCGCGGCACCCTCCCGAACCAAGCGAGTGGTTAGCGGCGGCGGTGAAGACCCTGGTCGGGATAGGACTGCTCGGGCTGTCACGAGTGGCAGACGCTCCGCTGCTGGCGGGATGGATCGCGATGGTGGGAATCATCTTCACGCTGCACTTCGGAAGCTTTCATTTGTTGAGCTGCTTCTGGCGTTCGCGGGGGATCGATGCTCCGCCGCTGATGCACCGGCCGATGGCTGCCACCTCGGTTTCGGCTTTCTGGGGACGGCACTGGAATGTGGCCTTCCGGGATCTGACACACCGGATGGTCTTCCAACCGCTGCTGCGCAGGAGCGGTGCGAGGACCGCATTGATGGGAGGCTTTGTCTTCAGCGGCTCGATCCACGAACTGGCAATCACGGTGCCTGCGGGTGGCGGCTATGGCGGGCCCTTACTATTCTTCTTGCTGCAAGGAGGTGCAGCCCTGGTGGAACGCTCGAAGGCGGGCAAGCGGCTGGGACTCGGAAAGGGCTGGCGCGGCTGGCTGTTCACCCAGGGACTGCTGCTTGCGACAGTGGCTTTGCTTTTCCCTCCACCCTTCGTGCTGCGGATCATTCTACCCTTCCTCGATTTTCTCCATGAACTTGCCCTTTGA
- a CDS encoding beta strand repeat-containing protein — MTRRQTLLALAAATSFHATPAFAISHYWDGTDATADADGGSGTWETATPMNWDSAATAGTAIAWPGAGTDNDAVFAGSAGTVAIAAAGVTANDLAFQTTSYAVTGGALTLNNTGNNTISILSGLTASISAPITATSGAVTIAGPGTLNLSGDYTGTGRNFTVSGATLNLSSPAFAIKKFIVGAGVGSAPATLNLTSGTVTTTGDYVGVGDGINGTMNVQGGSLVLATGATALFLGTNANTTGTLNITSGSVTVNAGPLQIGSGYNGTQTTNSTGILSISGTGTYSHNSGSPVKLTNVVDQAGTVNLLTGGTFNINGQAITKGGGNATFNFDGGTLRSTAGTGNYFTGGLNPVINAGGANIDTNGFNATISTNLIAGTGNGGLVKKGNGFLGLGGANTFSGDVLVQGGQLIANAVSAIPHPEKVQVSTGAGYGVRLTGTALTEAEVVSLMDAADFSIGTFFAVDTGGGNTTLTTNAGTLTNQGNAIGLAKVGGNSLILDLAGQTFTGGISVAGGPLVLDTTGSKTYPGTITGNQTLNIQGAGNLTLTGTANIGQFNKFGTGIFTVADGALTLAANQNFFVHDGLFQQTGGSVNSGAYTVIGRTAGQTGEYAISGGTLNASGTAGVQRNAVIAEQGSTGILTINGGTVNATNSTAGSNIGGFFYGIIMAATAADNATLNLNGGTLLLSRVGTTFTPGTSTFNFNGGTLKANNGFLNFMQGLTRANVRNGGAVIDTNGNSLVLNQDLKHSNIPGDAAVDGGLTKLGAGLLELGGFDSDYTGKTTVGEGTLLMYSPTLADGSDLSIAAGATLDLQTGSTDTVRGLIIAGVPAAVGTWGALDSLDADFTTGAITGSGLIEVTQLATASKFDTWASAAGLAGPNALPSADPDKDGASNLLEFALKGDPTAGGNPGLTRAIIQDVSAPAGNELTLVVAVRDGAVFAAGSGGAQTATVDGIVYRVEGSLALGSFDSPVAHLSKSDTAPGMPSLAGTDWEYHTFKLTNSENLPGKGFLRVKVDAAP, encoded by the coding sequence ATGACCCGTCGTCAAACCCTGCTTGCTCTGGCCGCCGCCACTTCGTTCCACGCCACCCCCGCTTTCGCCATTTCCCATTACTGGGACGGCACCGATGCCACCGCCGATGCCGACGGCGGCTCCGGAACTTGGGAGACAGCCACCCCCATGAATTGGGATAGCGCCGCGACCGCAGGCACGGCCATCGCATGGCCCGGCGCCGGCACGGACAATGACGCAGTCTTCGCCGGATCCGCAGGCACGGTTGCTATCGCCGCCGCAGGTGTCACTGCAAATGACCTCGCCTTCCAGACCACCAGCTACGCCGTGACGGGTGGTGCCCTCACGCTGAACAACACGGGCAATAACACGATCTCGATCCTGAGCGGCCTCACCGCCTCCATCTCGGCACCTATCACCGCCACCTCGGGTGCTGTCACCATTGCAGGGCCGGGCACGCTTAATCTCAGCGGCGACTACACGGGCACGGGACGGAACTTCACCGTCTCCGGAGCCACGCTGAATCTTTCCTCGCCCGCCTTCGCCATCAAGAAGTTCATCGTCGGCGCGGGCGTGGGTTCTGCCCCTGCCACCTTGAATCTCACGAGCGGCACGGTCACCACCACCGGCGACTATGTCGGTGTGGGCGATGGCATCAATGGCACCATGAATGTTCAAGGTGGGTCGCTTGTGCTGGCCACCGGAGCCACCGCGCTTTTCCTCGGCACGAACGCCAATACCACCGGCACGCTCAATATCACTTCCGGCAGCGTGACGGTGAATGCCGGGCCGCTCCAGATCGGCTCGGGCTACAACGGTACTCAGACCACCAATTCCACCGGCATCCTGAGCATCTCCGGCACCGGCACCTACAGCCACAATAGCGGCAGCCCGGTGAAGCTCACCAATGTTGTCGACCAGGCCGGCACCGTGAACCTGCTCACAGGCGGAACTTTCAACATCAACGGCCAGGCGATCACCAAGGGTGGTGGCAATGCCACCTTCAACTTCGACGGTGGCACCTTGCGCTCGACCGCGGGCACCGGAAACTACTTCACCGGCGGCCTGAATCCGGTGATCAACGCGGGCGGGGCGAACATCGACACCAACGGCTTCAACGCCACCATCTCGACCAATCTCATCGCGGGCACTGGCAACGGCGGATTGGTAAAAAAAGGCAATGGCTTCCTTGGTCTGGGGGGCGCAAACACTTTCAGCGGCGACGTCCTCGTCCAAGGTGGTCAACTCATCGCGAATGCCGTGAGTGCGATCCCACATCCGGAGAAGGTTCAGGTCTCTACCGGCGCCGGCTACGGAGTGCGCCTCACCGGCACCGCCCTCACCGAGGCCGAGGTCGTCAGCTTGATGGATGCGGCGGACTTCTCGATCGGAACCTTCTTCGCGGTCGATACCGGTGGCGGCAATACCACTCTCACCACCAACGCCGGAACTCTCACGAATCAGGGCAACGCCATCGGTTTGGCGAAGGTGGGTGGAAACTCGCTCATCCTCGACCTCGCGGGCCAGACCTTCACCGGCGGCATCTCCGTGGCGGGTGGACCCTTGGTGCTCGATACAACGGGCAGCAAAACATATCCCGGCACCATCACGGGTAACCAGACCCTGAACATCCAGGGAGCAGGCAATCTCACTCTCACCGGCACCGCGAATATCGGCCAGTTCAACAAATTCGGCACCGGCATCTTCACGGTGGCGGATGGCGCGCTCACCCTCGCGGCCAACCAGAACTTCTTCGTCCATGATGGACTCTTCCAGCAGACAGGCGGCAGCGTGAATAGCGGGGCCTACACGGTCATCGGCCGCACTGCCGGACAGACCGGGGAATACGCCATCAGCGGCGGCACGCTCAATGCCAGCGGCACCGCCGGGGTGCAGCGGAATGCGGTGATCGCCGAGCAGGGCAGCACCGGTATCCTCACCATCAACGGCGGCACCGTGAATGCCACGAACAGCACCGCGGGCAGCAATATCGGCGGCTTCTTCTACGGCATCATCATGGCGGCTACAGCGGCCGACAATGCGACCCTGAATCTCAACGGCGGCACCCTTCTTCTCAGCCGTGTCGGCACGACCTTCACGCCGGGCACCTCCACCTTCAACTTCAACGGCGGCACCCTGAAGGCGAACAACGGCTTCCTGAACTTCATGCAGGGTCTCACCCGCGCCAATGTCCGCAATGGCGGCGCGGTGATTGATACGAATGGCAACAGCCTCGTGCTGAACCAAGACCTCAAGCATTCTAACATCCCGGGTGATGCCGCCGTCGATGGTGGCCTGACCAAGCTCGGTGCCGGACTCCTGGAATTGGGCGGCTTCGATAGCGACTACACCGGCAAGACCACGGTGGGCGAGGGGACCTTGCTCATGTATTCGCCCACGCTTGCCGATGGCTCGGATCTCAGCATCGCGGCCGGAGCTACCCTGGACCTCCAGACCGGCTCCACCGATACCGTTCGCGGCCTGATCATTGCCGGAGTGCCTGCCGCCGTGGGCACCTGGGGCGCCTTGGATTCCTTGGATGCCGACTTTACCACCGGGGCTATCACCGGCTCCGGCTTGATTGAGGTTACCCAGCTTGCCACCGCCTCGAAGTTCGATACCTGGGCCTCCGCTGCAGGTCTCGCCGGCCCGAATGCACTGCCCTCCGCCGATCCGGACAAGGATGGCGCGAGCAATCTTCTGGAATTCGCGCTGAAGGGTGACCCGACCGCAGGCGGCAATCCAGGCCTGACCCGCGCGATCATCCAGGATGTCTCCGCGCCCGCGGGCAATGAGCTCACGCTCGTCGTGGCGGTTCGCGATGGCGCGGTCTTTGCTGCTGGAAGCGGCGGTGCGCAGACCGCCACCGTGGATGGTATCGTCTACCGGGTGGAGGGATCGCTCGCCTTGGGAAGCTTCGATAGCCCGGTGGCCCATCTCTCTAAGTCGGATACCGCGCCCGGCATGCCCTCGCTCGCCGGCACGGACTGGGAGTACCATACCTTCAAGCTGACGAACTCCGAGAATCTACCCGGAAAGGGCTTCCTCCGCGTTAAGGTCGATGCGGCTCCCTGA
- a CDS encoding sialate O-acetylesterase → MKLILRSTLVAAATISLSSAADPFLSPLFTDHMVLQRDQQDSVWGWTQPGAKITVTLAGKSADAVAGADGKWKVTLPALPAGGPHTMTVSGPQSVTLNDILIGDVWICSGQSNMEWNVANSGNAAEEIAAGTHPQVRSINLDHVTSATPQKTFSGSAWMQCTPQTVGSFTAVGYYFGRKLNQDLGVPIGLIHTSWGGTIAEAWASKESLLPLQDFNAAMEALEAQSRPSTGETPQQAWLKRHDAGTIGNWANLSEVDASWSKAPQPLQWSGSAFADLANLDGVAWFRRTVEVPAADAGKEAELNLGAIDDDDTAWVNGREVGNTAGFAKQRSYKIPAGVLKAGSNAISVRIIDHSGNAGFNSGPESMNLSVPGSAALPLAGEWHYKVSADLTKTGAYPRLPNDNPNVPTVLYNAMIAPLLPYGVKGAIWYQGESNASRAMQYRRVLPAMIGDWRKAFGQGDFPFYIVQLANFTQTQPQPGEAEWAELREAQTLTSKNVKNAGLAVTIDIGEAGDIHPRNKQDVGKRLALQALAKTYGQKIVAAGPEFKSSKVEGSSIKLSFDSTGTGLVAKGGPLKGFAIAGADKKFVWADAKIDGINVVVSSAQVPAPVAVRYAWAANPEANLFNQEGLPAGPFRTDEWPGVTDARR, encoded by the coding sequence ATGAAGCTCATTCTCCGCTCCACCCTCGTCGCCGCCGCCACGATCTCGCTCTCCAGCGCGGCCGATCCCTTCCTCAGCCCGCTTTTCACGGACCACATGGTCCTGCAGCGCGATCAGCAGGACTCGGTCTGGGGCTGGACCCAGCCGGGTGCCAAGATCACCGTGACCCTCGCCGGGAAGTCTGCGGACGCCGTGGCCGGGGCCGATGGCAAGTGGAAGGTGACGCTCCCCGCCCTCCCGGCTGGTGGTCCTCACACCATGACCGTCAGCGGTCCGCAGTCGGTCACGCTCAATGATATCCTGATCGGGGATGTCTGGATCTGCTCCGGTCAGTCGAACATGGAGTGGAATGTCGCGAACTCCGGGAATGCCGCCGAGGAGATCGCCGCCGGGACCCACCCGCAGGTCCGCTCGATCAATCTCGACCACGTCACCTCCGCCACCCCGCAGAAGACCTTCTCCGGCAGCGCCTGGATGCAGTGCACGCCGCAGACGGTCGGCAGCTTCACCGCTGTCGGCTACTACTTCGGTCGCAAGCTGAACCAGGATCTCGGCGTGCCCATCGGCCTCATCCACACCTCATGGGGCGGCACCATCGCGGAGGCCTGGGCCAGCAAGGAGTCGCTTTTGCCCCTGCAGGATTTCAATGCCGCCATGGAAGCGCTCGAAGCCCAGTCGCGGCCATCTACCGGCGAGACGCCGCAGCAGGCCTGGCTCAAACGCCACGACGCCGGCACCATCGGCAATTGGGCCAATCTGAGCGAAGTCGATGCCTCATGGTCCAAGGCTCCCCAGCCCCTCCAGTGGTCCGGTTCCGCCTTCGCTGATCTCGCGAATCTGGATGGCGTCGCGTGGTTCCGCCGCACCGTGGAAGTCCCCGCTGCCGATGCCGGGAAGGAAGCCGAGCTCAATCTCGGCGCCATCGATGACGACGACACCGCCTGGGTCAACGGCCGCGAGGTTGGCAACACCGCCGGTTTTGCCAAGCAGCGCTCTTACAAGATCCCGGCAGGCGTCCTGAAGGCAGGCAGCAATGCCATCTCGGTCCGGATCATCGACCACTCGGGCAATGCCGGTTTCAATAGCGGACCGGAGAGCATGAATCTCAGCGTCCCCGGCTCCGCCGCGCTGCCGCTGGCCGGTGAGTGGCATTATAAGGTGAGCGCGGACCTCACCAAGACCGGTGCCTACCCGCGCCTGCCAAACGACAATCCGAATGTTCCTACCGTGCTCTACAATGCCATGATCGCTCCGCTCCTGCCCTACGGCGTCAAGGGCGCGATCTGGTATCAAGGGGAAAGCAATGCCTCCCGCGCCATGCAGTACCGCCGCGTGCTTCCGGCCATGATCGGGGATTGGCGCAAGGCCTTCGGACAGGGCGATTTCCCCTTCTACATCGTGCAACTCGCCAACTTCACCCAGACCCAGCCGCAACCCGGTGAGGCGGAGTGGGCGGAACTCCGCGAGGCCCAGACCCTGACCTCCAAGAACGTCAAGAACGCCGGCCTCGCCGTCACCATCGACATTGGCGAAGCGGGCGATATCCACCCTCGGAACAAGCAGGACGTCGGCAAGCGCCTCGCCCTTCAGGCCCTCGCGAAAACCTACGGCCAGAAGATCGTCGCCGCCGGTCCCGAGTTCAAAAGCTCGAAGGTCGAGGGCTCCTCGATCAAGCTCAGCTTCGATAGCACCGGCACCGGCCTAGTCGCCAAGGGCGGCCCGCTCAAAGGCTTTGCCATCGCCGGAGCCGATAAGAAGTTCGTCTGGGCGGATGCGAAGATCGACGGCATCAACGTCGTTGTCTCCTCGGCCCAAGTCCCCGCGCCCGTCGCCGTCCGCTATGCATGGGCCGCGAATCCGGAGGCCAATCTCTTCAATCAGGAAGGCCTCCCCGCAGGTCCCTTCCGCACCGACGAGTGGCCCGGCGTGACCGACGCCCGCCGCTAA
- a CDS encoding DUF2126 domain-containing protein, translating into MAIRVGLHHLTEYRYDREVGLTPHVIRLRPCVHSRTPILAYSLNIEPANHFLNWQQDPFGNWNARVVFPEKTTHLKIVVDLVADMTVINPFDFFLEEYAEEWPFDYPAALKHELSPYLKIRESGPRLMEWLGTISREKRRTIDFLVDVNSRLNQALGYVIRLEAGVQSCEETFEVGKGSCRDFSYLLVQALRHLGLAARFVSGYSVQLTPDEKSLDGPSGVAEDVTDLHAWAEVYIPGAGWVGLDATSGLFAGEGHIPLSCTPEPASAAPVVGGVDPCESEFIWANEVTRVHEDPRVTKPYSDTEWEAIDALGAKVDEVLEAGDVALTMGGEPTFVSIDDMEGAEWNVSADSPAKRKLALSLLGRLRNYFGPSGLLHYGEGKWYPGEPLPRWAYTVLWRKDGQALWKDERLLADPNSDPGHGIEDARRFASQVVDQLGCNQSHLIAGFEDAFYYAWRESTLPANVDPYSADLDDPLERRYLATLLDRGLSKPTGFALPLEWDAERDIWQSSLWTFRRGRMSLVPGGSPMGFRLPLDSLPKAPDDQDTRQAMLESSPLEPKSDLPAHGAILPAGRTLQSGIGFTPAPPEPADSGKPVPQTAIVFEPRHGKLHVFFPPVTHLEHYLTLLEAVENVAARLKLPVIIEGYEMPWDRRIERIKVTPDPGVIEVNVHPVTNWRDLVENTTTLYEAARLSRLGTEKFMLDGRHTGTGGGNHVTLGGETPDRSPFLRKPGLLRSLITYWQHHPGLSYLFSGLFLGPTSQAPRADEGRDDRLFELEIAFSQLPEAGDPPWMVDRVLRNMLTDLTGNTHRAEFCIDKLYAPGAASGRLGILELRAFEMPPHARMSLVQMLLVRSLVAKFWNEPYHGKLVRWGTELHDRFMLPHFVRQDLIDVALDLKNSGIPFEAAWLEPFHEFRFPVYGRVCHDGVEMEIRAALEPWHVLGEESSSTGTARYVDSSVERVQVKIRNMVEGRHVLVCNGRRIPLQPTGRRGEYVAGVRYKAWDPWSAMHPTIGVHTPLTFDVVDTWNRRSLGGCVYHVVHPGGRSYESFPVNAYEAESRRVNRFWQHGHTPGVMEPASTGGFGYHRVVDRAGGPLVAYTEVPMEDPSMDFPVTLDLRR; encoded by the coding sequence ATGGCAATCCGCGTCGGCCTCCACCATCTTACCGAGTATCGCTATGACCGAGAGGTCGGCCTGACTCCGCATGTCATCCGGCTCCGGCCCTGCGTCCATTCAAGAACCCCGATTCTCGCCTATTCGCTCAATATCGAGCCGGCCAATCACTTCCTGAACTGGCAGCAGGATCCCTTCGGCAATTGGAACGCCCGCGTCGTCTTCCCGGAGAAGACCACCCACCTGAAGATCGTCGTCGATCTGGTGGCGGACATGACCGTTATCAATCCCTTCGATTTCTTCCTGGAGGAATACGCCGAGGAGTGGCCCTTCGATTACCCCGCCGCCCTCAAGCACGAGCTCTCGCCCTACCTGAAGATCCGCGAGAGCGGCCCGCGCCTGATGGAGTGGCTCGGCACCATTTCCCGCGAGAAGCGCCGCACCATCGATTTCCTCGTCGATGTGAATTCCCGCCTGAACCAAGCGCTCGGCTACGTTATCCGCTTGGAGGCCGGCGTGCAGTCCTGCGAGGAGACCTTCGAGGTCGGCAAGGGTTCCTGCCGCGATTTCTCCTACTTGTTGGTCCAAGCCCTCCGCCACCTCGGCCTCGCGGCCCGCTTCGTCTCGGGCTACTCGGTGCAGCTCACGCCGGATGAGAAGTCGCTCGATGGTCCTTCCGGCGTCGCGGAAGATGTCACCGATCTTCACGCTTGGGCGGAGGTCTACATCCCCGGTGCAGGCTGGGTCGGCCTCGATGCCACCTCCGGTCTCTTCGCCGGGGAGGGGCACATCCCGCTTTCCTGCACCCCGGAGCCCGCCAGCGCCGCCCCTGTCGTCGGCGGGGTGGATCCCTGCGAGAGCGAGTTCATCTGGGCGAACGAGGTCACCCGCGTCCACGAGGACCCCCGCGTCACCAAGCCCTATTCGGACACCGAGTGGGAAGCCATCGACGCCCTCGGTGCGAAGGTGGATGAGGTCCTTGAAGCGGGCGATGTCGCCCTGACCATGGGTGGTGAACCGACCTTCGTCTCCATCGATGACATGGAAGGCGCGGAGTGGAACGTCTCCGCCGATAGCCCGGCCAAGCGCAAGCTGGCCTTGAGCCTGTTAGGCCGCCTGAGGAACTACTTCGGCCCGAGCGGCCTGCTCCACTACGGGGAAGGGAAGTGGTATCCCGGCGAACCCTTGCCCCGCTGGGCCTACACTGTTCTCTGGCGGAAGGACGGCCAAGCACTCTGGAAGGATGAGCGCCTGCTCGCCGATCCCAACTCGGACCCGGGCCACGGCATCGAGGATGCCCGCCGGTTCGCTTCTCAGGTGGTCGATCAACTCGGCTGCAATCAGTCCCATCTCATCGCAGGTTTCGAGGACGCCTTCTACTACGCATGGCGGGAAAGCACCCTGCCTGCGAATGTCGATCCCTACTCGGCGGATCTCGATGATCCCTTGGAGCGCCGTTATCTCGCCACGCTTCTTGACCGTGGCCTGTCGAAGCCGACCGGTTTCGCGCTGCCGCTGGAGTGGGATGCCGAGCGTGACATTTGGCAGAGCTCGCTCTGGACCTTTCGTCGCGGCCGCATGTCGCTCGTTCCCGGCGGCTCGCCAATGGGCTTCCGTCTCCCGCTCGATTCCCTCCCGAAGGCTCCTGATGACCAAGACACGCGGCAGGCGATGTTGGAATCTTCTCCGCTCGAGCCGAAGTCCGACCTGCCTGCCCATGGCGCGATCCTCCCGGCGGGCCGCACGCTCCAGAGTGGCATCGGCTTCACTCCGGCGCCCCCGGAACCGGCAGACTCTGGCAAGCCCGTGCCGCAGACCGCCATCGTCTTCGAGCCGCGCCATGGCAAGCTCCACGTCTTCTTCCCGCCCGTCACCCATCTCGAGCACTACCTCACCCTGTTAGAGGCGGTCGAAAACGTCGCTGCCAGGCTCAAGCTGCCCGTCATCATCGAGGGCTACGAGATGCCTTGGGACCGCCGCATCGAGCGAATCAAGGTGACTCCGGATCCCGGCGTGATCGAAGTGAATGTCCATCCTGTTACCAACTGGCGCGACCTCGTCGAGAACACCACCACACTTTACGAGGCCGCCCGTCTTTCGCGTCTGGGCACCGAGAAGTTCATGCTCGATGGGCGCCACACCGGCACCGGCGGCGGCAATCACGTCACCCTCGGCGGCGAGACGCCGGACCGCAGCCCCTTCTTGCGCAAGCCCGGCCTGCTGCGCAGCCTCATCACCTATTGGCAGCACCACCCCGGCCTTTCCTATCTCTTCTCCGGCCTTTTCCTCGGCCCCACCAGCCAGGCTCCGCGTGCCGATGAAGGCCGCGATGACCGTCTCTTCGAGCTGGAGATCGCCTTCAGCCAGCTTCCGGAAGCCGGCGATCCGCCTTGGATGGTGGACCGCGTTCTCCGGAACATGCTCACCGATCTAACCGGCAATACCCACCGCGCCGAGTTCTGCATCGACAAGCTCTACGCCCCGGGTGCCGCCAGCGGCCGTTTGGGTATCCTTGAGCTCCGCGCCTTCGAGATGCCGCCGCATGCCCGCATGAGCTTGGTGCAGATGCTCCTCGTGCGCTCGCTGGTGGCGAAGTTCTGGAATGAACCGTACCATGGCAAACTGGTTCGCTGGGGCACCGAGCTCCACGACCGCTTCATGCTGCCGCATTTCGTTCGGCAGGATCTCATCGATGTCGCGCTGGATCTCAAGAACTCCGGCATCCCCTTCGAGGCCGCGTGGCTAGAGCCTTTCCATGAGTTTCGCTTCCCCGTTTACGGCCGCGTCTGCCATGACGGAGTGGAAATGGAGATCCGCGCCGCGCTCGAGCCGTGGCATGTGCTCGGTGAGGAAAGTAGCTCCACCGGCACCGCCCGTTATGTCGATTCCTCGGTCGAGCGCGTGCAGGTGAAGATCCGCAACATGGTCGAGGGCCGCCACGTGCTCGTCTGCAATGGCCGTCGCATTCCGCTCCAGCCTACCGGTCGTCGTGGCGAATACGTTGCCGGTGTCCGCTACAAGGCTTGGGACCCGTGGTCGGCCATGCACCCGACCATCGGCGTCCACACCCCGCTCACCTTCGATGTTGTCGATACCTGGAACCGCCGCTCGCTCGGTGGTTGCGTCTATCACGTCGTCCACCCGGGCGGTCGCAGTTACGAGAGCTTCCCGGTGAATGCCTACGAGGCCGAGTCGCGCCGCGTGAACCGCTTCTGGCAGCATGGGCACACCCCCGGCGTCATGGAACCCGCCTCCACCGGCGGCTTCGGCTACCATCGCGTGGTGGATCGTGCCGGCGGCCCGCTCGTTGCGTATACCGAAGTCCCCATGGAAGACCCTTCGATGGATTTCCCCGTTACCTTGGACCTCCGTCGCTAG
- a CDS encoding heparinase II/III-family protein, whose translation MRILSLLLVLLAMAKADPHPRLLFPASAEEKVKQRIAADPLAAKLQAHILKRAEKVLTERTCEHRIPDGKRLLSESRMALHHLLFCGWAWRTTWEERFRERAIRELDAACALKDWNPSHFLDTAEMATAVAIGYDWLHPSLTPEQRRRYEDTLLRLALPEVENRHAKAGWWTGPSNNWSQVCGTGMALAAEAIRERDPARCEAIIRHGRELIESCRSFYAPDGAYPEGPSYWHYGTNYHTLLLAAREALGQPVEVPALLHRSGDFMRHITGPTRVSFSFADGDPYTEIPTPAQNWIATRFKDPAQARHVRSLLEKALQKDLGTGSTGNLRFFPLLLLWLPEEPGEDKAAPAATSAAFKGEQAFAFFRTAWSPDAAWLAIKGGTGAASHGHLDAGVFVYEAAGIRWFHDMGKDDYNMPGYFGKQRWDYFRLTNLSHNTLVIGGKLQAAPRVGCPVEMSEAGNQARIDLTSAYASQAESVIRTATFDPTTGAVSLSDRIGKPSGPVRWAVITKVPPKFDGPRVTIEESGKRLVLTRRDQSGGQWESYSLKPPTGRENQNQGYHLFGFTAPVADRLALEVGWQLE comes from the coding sequence GTGAGAATCCTTTCCCTGCTGTTGGTCCTCTTGGCGATGGCGAAGGCCGACCCGCATCCGCGCCTGCTTTTCCCCGCCTCCGCCGAGGAGAAAGTAAAGCAGCGCATTGCCGCGGATCCGCTTGCCGCCAAGCTCCAGGCCCACATCCTGAAGCGCGCGGAAAAGGTGCTCACCGAGCGCACCTGCGAGCATCGCATCCCGGATGGCAAGCGCCTGCTCTCCGAATCGCGCATGGCACTTCACCACCTCCTCTTCTGTGGCTGGGCATGGCGGACCACCTGGGAAGAACGCTTCCGCGAGCGGGCGATCCGCGAGCTGGATGCCGCCTGCGCGCTGAAGGACTGGAATCCATCCCACTTCCTCGACACCGCCGAGATGGCCACCGCCGTTGCGATCGGTTACGATTGGCTCCATCCCTCGCTCACCCCGGAGCAGCGACGCCGGTATGAGGATACCCTCCTGCGCCTCGCCCTTCCGGAGGTGGAAAACCGCCACGCGAAAGCCGGTTGGTGGACCGGCCCGTCTAACAACTGGTCCCAGGTCTGCGGCACCGGCATGGCCCTCGCTGCGGAAGCCATCCGCGAGCGTGATCCCGCCCGCTGCGAGGCGATCATCCGCCACGGCAGGGAGTTGATCGAAAGCTGCCGCTCTTTCTACGCTCCGGACGGTGCCTACCCGGAGGGACCCTCCTATTGGCACTACGGCACCAATTATCATACCCTCCTCCTTGCCGCGCGCGAAGCCCTGGGCCAGCCGGTGGAGGTTCCCGCGTTGCTCCATCGCAGCGGCGACTTCATGCGCCACATCACCGGTCCCACGCGTGTTTCCTTCAGCTTCGCCGATGGCGACCCCTACACTGAGATCCCGACCCCGGCCCAGAACTGGATCGCCACCCGCTTCAAGGATCCCGCACAGGCCCGGCATGTGAGAAGCCTCTTGGAGAAGGCCCTTCAGAAAGACCTCGGCACCGGCTCGACCGGGAATCTCCGCTTCTTCCCTCTGCTCTTGCTGTGGCTTCCGGAAGAGCCCGGGGAAGACAAGGCTGCACCGGCCGCCACCTCCGCCGCCTTCAAGGGCGAACAAGCCTTCGCGTTCTTCCGCACCGCATGGAGTCCGGACGCCGCATGGCTTGCGATCAAGGGCGGTACCGGTGCCGCCAGCCATGGCCATCTCGATGCCGGCGTCTTTGTCTACGAGGCCGCGGGCATCCGCTGGTTCCACGACATGGGGAAGGACGACTACAACATGCCCGGCTACTTCGGGAAACAGCGCTGGGACTACTTCCGTCTCACCAATCTCTCGCACAATACCCTCGTGATCGGCGGCAAGCTTCAGGCGGCTCCCCGCGTCGGCTGCCCGGTTGAAATGTCCGAAGCCGGGAACCAAGCCCGCATTGATCTCACCAGCGCCTACGCCTCTCAAGCGGAGTCGGTCATCCGCACCGCGACCTTCGATCCCACCACGGGTGCCGTATCTCTCTCGGACCGCATCGGTAAGCCGTCCGGTCCCGTCCGCTGGGCCGTCATCACCAAGGTTCCGCCGAAGTTCGATGGGCCGCGGGTGACGATTGAGGAATCAGGCAAGCGCCTCGTCCTCACCCGCAGGGACCAGTCCGGCGGCCAGTGGGAAAGCTACTCCCTCAAGCCTCCCACCGGGCGCGAGAACCAGAATCAGGGCTACCACTTGTTCGGCTTCACCGCGCCTGTTGCGGATCGCCTCGCCCTTGAAGTCGGCTGGCAGCTTGAGTAG